Proteins from a single region of Ogataea parapolymorpha DL-1 chromosome IV, whole genome shotgun sequence:
- a CDS encoding Autophagy-related protein 8, with product MRSQFKDEHPFERRKAEASRIRGKFLDRIPVICEKVEESDIPEIDKRKYLVPSDLTVGQFVYVIRKRIQLPSEKAIFIFVNDILPPTASLMSTIYEQYKDEDGFLYILYSGENTFGQLEGVEEML from the exons ATGAGATCCCAATTCAAAGACGAGCACCCTTTTG AGCGTAGAAAGGCAGAGGCTTCTAGGATCAGAGGCAAGTTTCTAGACAGGATTCCAGTCATTTGTGAGAAGGTCGAAGAGAGCGACATCCCTGAAATTGATAAGCGCAAATATCTGGTTCCGTCCGATTTAACCGTGGGCCAGTTTGTTTACGTGATTAGAAAGAGAATTCAGCTGCCATCAGAGAAAGCCATTTTCATCTTTGTGAACGATATACTCCCCCCAACAGCGTCGCTAATGAGTACGATCTACGAACAATATAAAGATGAAGACGGGTTCTTGTATATTCTATACAGCGGAGAGAACACGTTTGGACAGTTGGAAGGCGTCGAGGAAATGCTTTAG
- a CDS encoding Transcriptional regulatory protein DEP1 — protein sequence MGEAIAAEDTASTGANDRKNPSSEVSEINSSEAETDRMESVEESRLARLAETNKQEEDEKLSGEEEDEGEQAEEESGMEEDQDTGEDKEERNSEKEGEEEKAREHLRLSALEEIKNIEIEFALLKDKLYETQMNKLLFELELCNSNKHPDFLNYSNMIENNFQAKVARYVNLQKYKLKCLDNQTRATRVAIHQQFIKCCQDLKNEEITNITSNWYEINKERRALDNVTLNLPDYYQYNGDITAANVNSQSAINRLVVQRNALYHELSSLKGIEKYTGGFPSSLNDLKSCTGEEVQQDLKEMNLV from the coding sequence ATGGGGGAAGCTATAGCGGCCGAGGACACGGCATCAACGGGAGCGAACGATAGAAAGAACCCGTCCAGTGAGGTGAGTGAGATCAATTCGTCAGAGGCAGAGACAGACAGGATGGAAAGCGTCGAAGAGAGCAGGCTCGCGAGACTTGCTGAAACAAACaagcaggaagaagacgagaaACTCAGTggcgaggaggaagatgaGGGAGAAcaggccgaggaggagtcAGGAATGGAGGAAGACCAAGACACAGGTGaggacaaggaggagcGCAAcagcgaaaaagaaggggaggaggagaaagcCAGGGAACACCTCCGGTTGAGTGCCTTGGAGGAGATAAAGAATATTGAGATTGAATTTGCGCTGCTAAAAGACAAACTTTATGAGACACAGATGAATAAGCTGTTAtttgagctggagctctgCAATTCCAACAAACATCCGGACTTTCTCAATTACTCCAACATGATTGAAAATAACTTCCAGGCCAAAGTTGCGCGATATGTGAACCTGCAAAAATACAAGCTTAAATGCCTGGACAACCAGACGCGAGCTACACGAGTGGCGATACACCAACAGTTTATCAAGTGCTGCCAGGACCTGAAAAACGAAGAGATTACAAACATAACGTCGAACTGGtacgagatcaacaaggaaCGACGGGCCTTGGACAACGTCACTTTGAACCTACCCGACTACTACCAATACAACGGAGATATTACTGCTGCAAATGTGAACTCGCAGAGCGCAATCAACAGGCTGGTGGTTCAAAGAAACGCATTGTACCACGAGCTTAGCAGCTTGAAGGGCATAGAAAAATACACTGGAGGATTCCCAAGCTCGCTGAACGACCTGAAAAGCTGTACGGGTGAGGAGGTCCAACAGGATCTCAAAGAGATGAACCTGGTATGA
- a CDS encoding Suppressor of stem-loop protein 1, with the protein MDLDPEFAPSPEHSEDENNDDGKKAPDALKGANGGYAWEDQYRRSWDIVQEDESGSIESIVSGLVESQKKRYMKNITPFQRGIIRTMVLVLDFSNVMMEKDFRPNRVSVMISNAIEFVGEFFDQNPISQLSIVIMRNGIAQLVSEVSGNPHDHIEALKNIRKLEPQGYPSLQNALEMCRGLLLHVASHCTREVLVIFGALFTSDPGNIHKTIQDLVREKITVRVIGLTAQVAVCQELCRMTNYGDLKNSYHVVLYEQHFKELFMDAVTPLAVTKVESQKKDGFTLVKMGFPSRVSDNQPTFCSCHSKAVYGGYICPNCKSKVCVLPTVCPCCDLMLILSTHLARSYHHLFPLKLFQEVPVSEEYSSSHCFGCQAQFPPGVAPSARREYHTSSRYHCQDCNKDFCIDCDVFIHEVLHNCPGCEADSRKL; encoded by the coding sequence ATGGATTTAGATCCTGAATTCGCTCCCTCGCCTGAACATTCGGAAGATGAAAACAATGATGACGGCAAAAAGGCGCCAGACGCACTGAAGGGTGCCAACGGTGGCTACGCTTGGGAGGACCAATACAGACGTTCATGGGATATAGTGCAGGAGGACGAGAGCGGAAGTATAGAATCAATTGTGTCTGGCCTCGTGGAGTCACAAAAAAAGCGATACATGAAAAACATTACGCCTTTCCAACGTGGAATCATCCGTACAATGGTACTGGTTCTGGATTTCTCTAATGTCATGATGGAAAAAGATTTTAGACCTAATCGAGTGTCTGTGATGATTTCCAACGCCATAGAATTCGTCGGCGAATTTTTCGACCAAAACCCTATTTCACAGCTCAGCATAGTCATTATGCGCAACGGTATTGCTCagcttgtttctgaagtGAGTGGCAATCCTCACGACCACATTGAAGCACTAAAGAATATTCGCAAACTAGAACCTCAAGGGTATCCTTCTCTACAAAACGCTTTGGAAATGTGCCGAGGCCTTCTGTTGCATGTTGCTTCGCACTGCACGCGAGAGGTGCTGGTGATATTTGGTGCCCTATTCACTTCAGATCCAGGAAATATACATAAAACGATTCAGGATCTGGTGCGAGAGAAAATCACCGTGCGTGTGATCGGGTTGACAGCACAGGTGGCTGTTTGCCAGGAGCTATGCCGCATGACAAATTACGGAGACCTTAAAAATTCGTACCATGTGGTGTTGTACGAGCAGCATTTTAAAGAGCTATTTATGGACGCTGTCACGCCATTGGCGGTGACGAAAGTTGAATCGCAAAAGAAAGACGGGTTCACCCTTGTGAAAATGGGATTCCCCTCGCGAGTGAGTGATAATCAGCCGACATTCTGCTCCTGCCATTCGAAGGCGGTGTATGGGGGCTATATCTGTCCGAACTGTAAAAGCAAGGTATGTGTGCTGCCCACAGTTTGTCCGTGCTGCGATCTGATGCTAATTCTGTCGACACACCTTGCACGATCGTACCACCACCTGTTCCCGCTGAAACTCTTCCAGGAAGTGCCCGTTAGCGAAGAGTATAGCTCGAGCCACTGCTTTGGCTGCCAAGCGCAGTTCCCGCCTGGCGTGGCCCCATCGGCGCGACGAGAGTACCACACGAGCTCGCGGTACCACTGCCAGGACTGCAATAAGGACTTTTGCATTGACTGCGACGTGTTCATCCACGAGGTCTTGCACAACTGCCCGGGCTGCGAGGCTGATAGCAGAAAGCTATAA
- a CDS encoding Adenine deaminase, translating into MIHTVTPEMHQFLHELPKCEHHVHLEGTLGPELLFPLAARNNIQLPDHFPKTVDDLQYKYDNFKDLQDFLDLYYVGMSVLITEDDFFELAWAYFRKAHADGLHHAETFFDPQGHLERGIDMETVVKGFRKACDKAEAELGITTKLIMCLLRHLPAQDGLDTIALAKPYYEQGLIHGLGLDSSEKPFPPELFKECYEHMAKHHPEVLLTAHAGEEGGPDYIHNSLDLLKVTRIDHGVNSIKDPQLIKRLADNQTMLSLCPMSNLKLRVVQDIAELPIKEWIEAGVPFSINSDDPAYFGGYILDNYLAVQSKFGLDVPTWKLIAQNGVKGSHISQSRKDELLQRIEEVCSKYIF; encoded by the coding sequence ATGATCCACACAGTGACCCCAGAGATGCACCAGTTCCTCCATGAGCTTCCAAAGTGTGAGCATCATGTCCACTTGGAAGGCACCTTGGGGCCTGAACTCCTTTTCCCCTTGGCTGCTAGAAACAACATACAACTCCCGGATCATTTTCCTAAGACTGTGGATGATTTGCAGTACAAATATGACAACTTCAAAGATCTGCAGGACTTTTTGGACTTGTACTATGTGGGAATGAGTGTTTTGATTACTGAGGATGATTTCTTCGAACTTGCATGGGCCTACTTCAGAAAAGCACATGCAGATGGCCTACATCATGCCGAGACTTTTTTCGATCCCCAGGGCCACCTCGAGAGAGGTATCGATATGGAGACTGTTGTGAAGGGATTCAGAAAGGCATGCGACAAAGCTGAGGCAGAATTGGGGATCACGACTAAACTGATCATGTGTCTTCTGAGACATTTGCCAGCTCAAGACGGACTGGACACCATTGCCTTGGCCAAGCCCTACTACGAGCAGGGACTTATACATGGACTTGGTCTGGACTCCTCCGAAAAGCCTTTTCCTCCAGaacttttcaaagaatGCTATGAGCATATGGCCAAACACCACCCCGAAGTACTTTTGACGGCCCATGCTGGTGAGGAAGGAGGTCCTGATTATATTCACAACTCTTTGGATTTATTGAAAGTCACACGTATTGATCACGGTGTCAACTCCATTAAGGACCCACAGCTGATTAAGAGGCTTGCGGACAACCAAACAATGCTGTCATTGTGTCCGATGTCGAATCTGAAGCTCCGTGTTGTGCAAGACATCGCCGAGTTACCTATCAAGGAATGGATTGAAGCTGGTGTTCCATTCTCTATCAACTCTGACGATCCCGCCTACTTCGGAGGCTATATCCTCGATAATTACCTTGCAGTTCAATCGAAGTTTGGTCTAGACGTCCCAACATGGAAGCTGATTGCCCAGAATGGAGTCAAAGGTTCTCACATTTCCCAGTCTCGTaaggacgagctgttgCAGCGTATCGAAGAAGTGTGTTCCAAGTACAtattttga
- a CDS encoding Nucleolar protein 12, with the protein MSDSLATLFAQPSRIDNKELVARKRTLVELPKTEEEERALEAGQQPNKRTKRAADFAKSRKEESSATTSAPKYDPVAEKEKNKRTIFIGNLPTAIMASKKSTKELKALFKPFGKIESMRFRSFAVQSNLPRKAAYILHNVKDDDTTNCYMVFEKEEDSLKAVELNGTVFMDHHLRVDHVAQPLKHDNKLSVFVGNLDFEETEESLWRFFNETCSPDKSNVIANVRLVRDSKTNYGKGFAIVQFTDTNYVSKALLQNKKELTTSKKPRELRITRCRNQTVAPVKDRKLGSAVKAGKVVLEGERAKKGTRVKGIKNGGHAGGKKKPRNPEGRAARRSKEFRQKLGAK; encoded by the coding sequence ATGTCTGATTCGCTGGCCACGCtgtttgcacagccttcCAGGATCGacaacaaggagctggttGCTCGCAAACGGACTTTGGTTGAGCTTCCAAAGactgaggaggaagaacGGGCGTTGGAGGCAGGACAACAGCCGAATAAAAGAACGAAAAGGGCCGCAGATTTTGCTAAGTCTCGCAAGGAGGAGTCTTCAGCCACTACTTCGGCTCCTAAATATGATCCTGTCGctgagaaggagaagaatAAGCGCACGATTTTCATTGGAAATCTTCCGACAGCCATCatggcctccaaaaaatctaccaaggagctgaaggCTCTGTTCAAGCCTTTTGGCAAGATCGAGTCGATGAGATTTAGATCCTTTGCAGTCCAGTCCAACCTTCCAAGAAAGGCTGCCTACATTTTGCATAACGTGAAAGACGACGATACCACCAACTGCTATATGGTAtttgaaaaagaggaagattCGCTCAAGGCTGTGGAGCTGAATGGAACCGTATTCATGGATCACCACCTAAGAGTTGACCATGTTGCTCAGCCCTTGAAGCATGATAACAAGCTTTCTGTTTTCGTTGGAAaccttgattttgaggagacagaggaaTCTTTGTGGagatttttcaacgagACTTGTTCACCAGACAAGTCGAACGTCATCGCAAATGTGCGGTTGGTTAGAGATTCCAAGACTAATTACGGTAAAGGATTTGCAATTGTCCAATTCACAGATACAAACTACGTCTCTAAAGCATTGTTACAAAacaagaaagagctcacGACATCGAAGAAACCTAGAGAGCTACGCATCACGCGCTGCAGGAACCAGACGGTGGCTCCAGTAAAGGATAGAAAGCTGGGATCGGCTGTgaaagctggaaaagtGGTCTTGGAAGGTGAAAGAGCCAAAAAGGGTACTCGTGTCAAGGGTATCAAGAATGGTGGTCATGCTGGCGGTAAAAAGAAGCCAAGAAACCCTGAGGGAAGAGCGGCAAGAAGGAGTAAGGAGTTCAGGCAAAAGCTAGGCGCTAAATGA
- a CDS encoding bleomycin hydrolase: MGSQASKIVEPKYTPVRSTNDDDELLLKLQARLGQQDESKDAPLSLSNLSKWEANLLADPKNRLALNCFTSHDITEIVAQTAAINLDNVDLFNVNVKFEGAPITNQKSSGRCWLFASTNVFKEFIKAKHQLESFEFSQNYLFFYDKLEKSNWFLNRIIESADEEIDSRLVQYLMQTPENDGGQWDMVVNLVKTYGLVPKSVYPDSASSINSSGLNYLVNNKLREFALVLRKLSTSEKSEDVEGVKTSMLNEIFNILALTLGLPPKPDDEITWEYKDKFGNFHSVKTTPLGVYSDLLGFDAAKYFSLIHDPRNTEGLYTVDKLGNIEGGKPIEYVNTSIDNLKQAAIAMLQANHPVFFGCDVGKFGKTDLGLLDVDSWDYQLGFGTDMHLNKKQRLMTGSSQMTHAMVLVGVHLVDGKPVRWKVENSWGEYGAHKGYYVMSDKWFDEYVFQIVTSERFATTKLTDIWKSKDYKVLPYYDPMGALA; encoded by the coding sequence ATGGGTTCCCAGGCATCCAAAATTGTTGAACCGAAATATACACCAGTGAGAAGCACCaatgacgacgacgaacTTCTGTTGAAGCTACAGGCAAGACTAGGGCAGCAGGATGAGTCCAAAGATGCCCCATTGAGCCTGAGTAACCTCTCCAAGTGGGAGGCAAATTTGCTGGCAGACCCAAAGAATAGATTAGCTCTGAACTGCTTTACCAGCCACGACATCACAGAGATAGTTGCACAGACGGCAGCCATCAACTTGGACAATGTCGATTTGTTCAATGTGAATGTCAAGTTCGAAGGCGCACCCATCACCAACCAGAAGTCATCTGGCAGATGCTGGCTTTTTGCATCAACTAACGTGTTCAAGGAGTTTATCAAGGCCAAGCACCAACTAGAAAGTTTTGAGTTTTCGCAGAATTACTTGTTTTTCTatgacaagctggagaagtcgAACTGGTTCCTAAACAGGATTATTGAGTCGGCCGATGAGGAAATTGACTCCAGATTGGTCCAGTACCTCATGCAGACTCCAGAGAACGACGGTGGCCAGTGGGACATGGTGGTCAACCTGGTGAAGACGTATGGTCTTGTTCCAAAATCTGTCTATCCAGACTCGGCTTCGTCTATTAACTCCAGTGGTCTAAACTACCTGGTTAACAACAAGTTACGGGAATTTGCGCTCGTTTTGCGTAAGCTGAGCACCAGCGAGAAAAGCGAGGACGTCGAAGGCGTCAAGACTTCGATGCTGAACGAGATCTTCAACATTTTGGCCTTAACTCTAGGACTGCCTCCGAAGCCTGATGATGAGATCACCTGGGAGTACAAGGACAAATTCGGCAACTTCCATTCCGTCAAGACCACCCCATTGGGAGTGTACAGTGATCTTCTAGGCTTCGATGCTGCCAAATACTTCTCGCTGATCCATGACCCTAGAAACACCGAGGGACTGTATACGGTGGACAAGTTGGGCAACATTGAAGGTGGAAAGCCTATCGAGTACGTCAACACGTCTATCGACAACCTCAAGCAGGCTGCTATTGCTATGTTGCAGGCAAACCATCCTGTGTTTTTCGGGTGCGATGTTGGGAAGTTTGGCAAGACCGATTTGGGCCTTCTGGACGTAGACTCTTGGGACTACCAACTGGGCTTTGGCACCGACATGCACCTAAACAAGAAGCAGCGTCTGATGACAGGTTCATCGCAAATGACGCATGCCATGGTACTAGTTGGTGTCCATCTTGTCGACGGAAAGCCTGTTCGCTGGAAGGTGGAGAACTCCTGGGGTGAGTACGGAGCACACAAGGGTTACTACGTTATGAGCGACAAATGGTTTGACGAGTACGTTTTCCAGATCGTTACCAGCGAGAGGTTTGCTACTACCAAGTTGACAGATATCTGGAAGAGCAAGGATTACAAAGTTTTACCATACTATGATCCTATGGGGGCTCTGGCTTAA
- a CDS encoding siderophore transcription factor SreA encodes MTDHVCANCGTTKTPLWRRISNGALACNACGLYYRANNAPRPVDLKKPPNLVPLNPGSIEKGSCKGGGQCNGTGGSSSCDGCPSYNNRVLISHEDERGAAVKSENYEEQPLVVACTNCSTTVTPLWRRNEYGQTICNACGLYYKLHGKHRPVKLKKSTIRRRKKLAAARESDKPRFVPPDSQGEAKNVQEPKNPDRVPAAIAIDFTATFSRPKTTPTSISITSLLTEDKPIN; translated from the coding sequence ATGACAGACCACGTCTGTGCTAACTGCGGAACGACCAAGACTCCCTTGTGGCGACGGATATCAAACGGGGCGTTGGCGTGCAACGCTTGCGGTCTCTACTACCGAGCGAACAACGCCCCCAGGCCAGTGGACTTGAAAAAACCACCTAACCTAGTACCACTGAACCCGGGGTCAATTGAAAAGGGATCCTGCAAGGGGGGTGGCCAATGTAATGGTACTGGTGGCTCCAGCTCATGTGATGGGTGTCCCTCATACAATAACCGGGTACTTATCTCTCATGAGGATGAGAGAGGTGCTGCGGTCAAGTCCGAAAACTACGAAGAACAGCCCCTTGTGGTGGCATGTACCAACTGCTCCACCACAGTGACTCCTTTATGGCGTCGTAACGAATACGGACAAACTATCTGCAACGCCTGTGGACTGTACTACAAATTGCATGGAAAACATCGGCCAGTGAAACTCAAGAAAAGCACAATCAGAAGACGTAAAAAATTAGCGGCAGCCCGGGAATCGGATAAGCCGAGATTTGTACCACCGGATTCTCAGGGCGAGGCCAAAAATGTTCAGGAGCCCAAAAATCCCGATAGAGTGCCTGCGGCAATTGCTATAGACTTCACGGCCACGTTCAGCAGGCCGAAGACAACACCCACTTCTATCAGCATTACTTCACTCTTGACAGAGGACAAACCAATCAATTGA
- a CDS encoding 40S ribosomal protein S15, with protein sequence MSQVEQRKKRTFKTFSFKGVDLADLLELSTEDFAKLCHARVRRRFSRGLGSKPMGLIKKLRAAKLAAGPNEKPAIVKTHLRNMIVMPEMIGSLIGIYNGKVFNTIEVKPEMVGHYLGEFSITYNPVQHGKASSGSKLKLY encoded by the coding sequence ATGTCTCAAGTCGaacaaagaaagaagagaacTTTCAAGACTTTCTCTTTCAAGGGAGTTGACCTTGCTGACCTCCTTGAGCTGTCCACCGAGGACTTCGCCAAATTGTGCCATGCCAGAGTTAGAAGAAGATTTTCCAGAGGTCTTGGTTCCAAGCCAATGGGTTTGATCAAGAAGTTGAGAGCTGCTAAGCTTGCTGCTGGTCCAAACGAGAAGCCAGCTATCGTCAAGACCCACCTCAGAAACATGATCGTCATGCCAGAAATGATCGGCTCTCTTATTGGAATCTACAACGGTAAGGTGTTCAACACCATCGAAGTCAAGCCAGAGATGGTTGGCCACTACCTTGGAGAGTTCTCCATCACCTACAACCCTGTCCAGCACGGAAAAGCATCCTCTGGTTCTAAGTTGAAACTTTATTAG
- a CDS encoding Protein PEA2 codes for MSSLALKLLETRQTCQQNPVFDLQDPWRLAIQLRDHKEQNRRQPNNVLNQHLKQIIDDPSARPFKLQRENIDPVELNILIEHTLAKLHEHSEGKEVLTLEEAKHVKNQIEELKASKTQLLEKLAEGPQSQLFERFVAVDKDLEFLQAKLTSHEILVSQLGYVQDMFLDQNAAFMASDVERSLEGLVSKVVSMSVQNNVELPEPNIEKMRSLTGRIEWCSNCIAALVNGSKTTPISETHQFTKDVGNKQESSDVEELRTALSDLQFAHNYLTRKFEDERELHNTVLSELRQKLSQSQELLNKSNSELSKQTSQLLKLELQNSELQMQLANKQRETIDQAKQLNILKVDRLGDTTAERPLSFSQGANQSSSPSTPLTSYHEDQSFAATSSPTKNNVSASILRLEFKKLVAGMNERFEQELEAERVEKRRLQDLLKMYESKKL; via the coding sequence ATGAGTTCGCTTGCTTTGAAGCTGTTAGAAACGCGTCAAACATGTCAACAAAACCCTGTATTTGATCTACAGGACCCGTGGAGGTTGGCTATTCAGCTTCGAGACCACAAAGAGCAAAACCGCAGACAACCAAATAACGTTCTGAATCAGCATCTTAAACAGATAATCGATGATCCGAGTGCGCGACCATTCAAGCTTCAGCGCGAAAATATTGATCCCGTGGAGCTAAACATTCTGATTGAGCATACACTGGCAAAATTACACGAGCATTCGGAGGGAAAGGAGGTCCTAACGCTGGAAGAAGCGAAACACGTTAAAAACCAGATCGAGGAGTTaaaagcatcaaaaacacaactacttgaaaaattggcGGAGGGCCCGCAGTCCCAGTTGTTTGAACGTTTCGTCGCGGTTGACAAGGACTTAGAGTTTTTGCAAGCAAAGCTGACTAGCCATGAGATCTTAGTTTCGCAGCTGGGATACGTGCAGGACATGTTCCTTGACCAGAATGCTGCTTTCATGGCCAGTGATGTGGAACGATCGCTGGAAGGGCTTGTATCTAAGGTGGTGTCAATGTCTGTGCAGAACAATGTCGAACTTCCTGAGCCCAACATCGAAAAGATGCGCAGCTTGACTGGCCGAATCGAGTGGTGTTCAAATTGCATTGCTGCTCTTGTGAACGGCTCGAAAACCACGCCAATCTCCGAGACACACCAATTCACGAAGGATGTTGGCAACAAGCAGGAGTCATCCGACGTGGAGGAATTAAGAACGGCACTCAGTGACCTTCAATTTGCACACAACTACCTTACACGCaagtttgaggacgagCGCGAGCTCCACAACACTGTTCTTAGCGAGCTGCGGCAGAAGCTCAGCCAGTCACaggagctgctcaacaaatcAAACAGCGAGCTTTCTAAACAAACGTCTCAATTATTGAAATTGGAGCTACAAAACAGTGAGTTACAAATGCAATTGGCCAACAAACAACGGGAAACCATTGACCAGGCCAAGCAGTTGAACATTCTGAAGGTCGACCGTCTAGGCGACACGACGGCAGAGAGACCGCTCTCGTTTAGTCAGGGAGCAAATCAATCGTCTTCCCCGTCAACGCCTCTCACGTCATACCACGAGGACCAGTCTTTTGCGGCCACTTCTTCCCCTACCAAGAACAACGTCAGCGCATCAATTTTGAGACtcgagttcaagaagttGGTCGCAGGCATGAACGAGAGGTTCGAgcaggagctcgaggccGAACGTGTGGAGAAAAGACGATTGCAGGACTTATTGAAAATGTATGAGTCTAAAAAACTCTAG
- a CDS encoding Glutamyl-tRNA(Gln) amidotransferase subunit B, mitochondrial, with protein sequence MKIGLEIHAQLKSSRKLFSLSKNTTSLLDVRPNTTTSFFDVSLPGTQPKLNKEPLLLALKTALALNCSISEVSSFDRKHYFYGDQPLGYQITQHYEPIARNGYLNLTKYDLPKEKTIRIEQIQIEQDTGRTLYKEKDHSHVDFNRSNIPLIEMVTKPDFSSVEEVRAFIKKFQQTLVNLGVCTGELETGAIRVDVNLSVDNNSRIEIKNLPTTSAIVAAIRYEYKRQCRLIEKGEPITEVETRGWDGKKTQKLRSKEDAIDYRYMPDPELPAIRLKLEDIVPKIRATLPPSVDEQLHEILQKYEIKLRDANILLADHELMDYYKELYNKCVQSGVPNPINWLTHELLGSLSKSNMAFEKSVLEVDKFVELLVALQNGLMTKTNGKLLLMHLINNPQDQKVPIAQLLDEFDLTKTDETELLDQVTDKVIVENPSVVEQVMGGKPKKLNYLIGLCMRASEGKFDPKLIEDKLKEKLSTLPNTTKT encoded by the coding sequence TTGAAAATAGGACTTGAAATACATGCCCAGCTAAAGTCCAGCAGAAAGCTGTTTTCCCTTTCTAAAAACACGACGTCGCTTCTGGACGTCCGTCCAAACACCACAACCTCGTTTTTCGATGTAAGTCTTCCCGGAACGCAGCccaagctcaacaaagaGCCGTTACTTCTTGCACTCAAAACGGCCCTCGCTCTCAACTGTTCAATAAGCGAGGTCTCGAGTTTCGATCGAAAACACTACTTCTATGGAGACCAGCCTCTTGGCTATCAGATCACGCAGCACTACGAGCCAATCGCTAGGAATGGCTACCTCAATTTGACCAAATACGATCTCCcgaaagaaaaaacaatTCGCATAGAACAGATACAGATCGAGCAGGACACCGGACGAACCTTGtacaaagaaaaagacCACAGTCACGTGGATTTCAACAGATCCAATATCCCTTTGATAGAAATGGTGACAAAACCGGATTTCTCTAGTGTCGAGGAGGTAAGAGCgttcatcaaaaaattccaaCAGACTTTGGTAAATCTCGGAGTTTGCACAGGAGAATTGGAAACAGGCGCAATCAGAGTAGATGTGAACTTGTCTGTGGACAATAACAGTAGGattgaaatcaaaaacttaCCCACAACATCAGCTATTGTCGCGGCAATCCGTTATGAATATAAAAGACAGTGTCGATTAATTGAAAAAGGTGAGCCAATTACAGAGGTTGAGACGCGAGGCTGGGATGGAaagaaaacacagaaattGCGTTCAAAAGAAGACGCAATTGATTACCGCTACATGCCGGACCCTGAGCTTCCAGCAATCAGGCTAAAACTCGAAGATATTGTGCCCAAGATTCGCGCCACGCTGCCACCGTCTGTGGACGAACAATTGCACGAAATTCTTCAGAAGTACGAGATAAAGCTTAGAGATGCCAACATCCTATTGGCTGACCACGAACTGATGGATTACTACAAAGAACTTTACAATAAATGTGTTCAATCAGGAGTGCCTAACCCTATAAACTGGCTCACACACGAGCTTCTCGGAAGTTTGAGCAAATCCAACATGGCGTTCGAAAAGTCGGTGCTCGAGGTAGACAAATTCGTGGAGCTTTTGGTCGCGCTGCAAAATGGCCTGATGACCAAGACGAACGGAAAGTTGTTACTCATGCATCTTATCAACAACCCACAAGATCAGAAAGTGCCAATTGCTCAGCTCTTGGATGAATTCGATCTCACCAAGACAGACGAAACAGAGCTATTGGATCAAGTAACCGATAAAGTCATTGTTGAAAACCCCAGCGTGGTGGAACAAGTCATGGGAGGAAAGCCCAAAAAGCTAAACTACCTTATCGGACTTTGTATGAGAGCCAGCGAGGGGAAATTCGACCCAAAACTGATTGAGGATAAACTGAAAGAGAAGCTGTCAACCTTGCCAAATACTACCAAAACATGA